A single Cyclopterus lumpus isolate fCycLum1 chromosome 1, fCycLum1.pri, whole genome shotgun sequence DNA region contains:
- the pgm2 gene encoding phosphoglucomutase-2 produces MENGSSSTGDAELDRAVSQWLRYDENPKTASMVQDLVRDGAIEALKKCFSSRMEFGTAGLRAAMGPGTSCMNDLTIIQTTQGFCRYLEESFDDFKDRGVVIGYDARAHPPSGGRSKRFASLAAAVFISRGVPVHLFSDITPTPFVPFTVSHMRLCAGIMVTASHNPKQDNGYKVYWENGAQIVSPHDKGIAKAIEENLEPWPESWSAEEALKSLLLKDPYKDIHTQYFKAIQKHCHHRDINKRSEVKIVHTSVHGVGHTFVQSAFNAFDLHPPYAVEEQKDPDPEFPTVKYPNPEEGEGVLTLSFALAEKEGATVVLANDPDADRLAIAEKQESGQWRVFSGNELGALLGWWMFRCWKAQNSDAAGVKNLYMLASTVSSKILRAIALKEGFHFEETLTGFKWMGNRARELLDQGKMVLFAFEEAIGYMCSPSVLDKDGVSAAAIAGEMISYLATKSSSLSQQVTTIYEEYGYHLSKNSYFICHDQDVIRSLFERLRGHGGQKDSYPTECGRFSISAVRDLTTGYDSNQPGNKAVLPTSSSSQMITFTFSNGGVATIRTSGTEPKIKYYTELCAAPGNSDVTHLKKELDDLVVAIVEKFLEPQKNKLQPKPA; encoded by the exons ATGGAGAACGGTTCGTCCTCGACGGGAGACGCCGAGCTGGACCGGGCTGTCAGCCAGTGGCTGCGGTATGACGAG AACCCCAAGACGGCATCTATGGTGCAGGACCTGGTGAGAGACGGGGCGATTGAGGCTCTGAAGAAATGCTTCTCCTCCAGGATGGAGTTTGGTACAGCAGGTCTGAGAGCAGCCATGGGCCCTGGCACATCCTGTATGAACGACCTCACCATCATCCAGACCACGCAG GGTTTCTGTCGTTACCTGGAGGAGAGTTTTGATGACTTTAAGGACCGAGGGGTGGTAATCGGGTACGACGCCCGGGCCCACCCTCCCAGCGGGGGCCGCAGCAAGCGCTTCGCCAGCCTGGCTGCAGCCGTGTTCATCAGCCGAGGGGTGCCGGTCCACCTCTTCTCTGACATAACCCCAACACCATTTGTG CCTTTCACAGTTTCACACATGAGACTGTGTGCTGGTATCATGGTGACCGCCTCTCACAACCCCAAACAGGACAACGGATACAAG GTGTACTGGGAGAACGGAGCCCAGATTGTGTCTCCTCATGACAAAGGTATCGCCAAGGCCATAGAGGAGAACCTGGAACCCTGGCCTGAGTCCTGGAGTGCAGAGGAGGCCCTGAAGAGCCTCTTGCTCAAAGACCCCTACAAGGACATCCACACACAATACTTCAAAGCCATCCAGAAACATTGTCATCACAG GGACATAaacaagaggtcagaggtgaAAATTGTGCATACATCTGTGCACGGCGTTGGCCACACATTCGTCCAGTCAGCTTTCAATGCCTTCGACCTTCACCCTCCATACGCTGTAGAGGAACAGAAAGATCCAGACCCGGAATTCCCCACGGTGAAATATCCCAAtcctgaggagggagagggagtgctG acaCTGTCGTTTGCACtggcagagaaggagggggcCACTGTTGTGTTGGCGAACGACCCTGATGCTGATCGTCTGGCCATCGCTGAGAAGCAGGAGAG TGGGCAGTGGCGAGTGTTCAGTGGCAACGAGTTGGGGGCGCTGCTCGGCTGGTGGATGTTCCGCTGCTGGAAAGCGCAAAACTCTGACGCTGCTGGGGTGAAAAACCTCTACATGCTGGCCAGCACCGTCTCATCCAAGATACTGCGCGCCATCGCTCTCAAGGAAGGCTTCCACTTTGAG GAAACACTGACGGGGTTCAAATGGATGGGAAACCGAGCCAGAGAGCTTTTGGACCAGGGCAAGATGGTTCTGTTTGCCTTTGAGGAGGCCATAg ggtaTATGTGCAGTCCCTCTGTATTGGACAAGGATGGGGTGAGCGCTGCAGCCATAGCAGGAGAGATGATTTCCTATCTGGCCACGAAAAGCTCAAGCCTTTCCCAGCAAGTCACGACCATCTATGAAGA GTACGGCTACCACCTCAGCAAGAACTCATATTTCATATGCCACGACCAGGATGTGATCCGCAGCCTGTTCGAGCGCCTGCGCGGCCACGGCGGCCAGAAGGACTCGTATCCCACCGAATGCGGCCGCTTCTCCATCTCCGCTGTGCGCGACCTGACCACCGGCTACGACAGCAACCAGCCCGGTAACAAGGCT GTCCTTCCCACCTCAAGCTCCAGTCAGATGATCACCTTCACCTTCTCCAACGGGGGTGTGGCCACCATTAGGACCAGTGGCACTGAGCCAAAAATCAAATACTACACTGAACTCTGTGCTGCTCCTGGCAACAG TGACGTGACGCACCTGAAGAAGGAGCTGGACGACTTGGTCGTCGCCATTGTTGAAAAGTTCTTGGAGCCCCAGAAGAACAAGCTGCAGCCCAAGCCGGCATAG